A genomic segment from Drosophila willistoni isolate 14030-0811.24 chromosome 2L unlocalized genomic scaffold, UCI_dwil_1.1 Seg72.1, whole genome shotgun sequence encodes:
- the LOC26529134 gene encoding uncharacterized protein LOC26529134 → MLQLSDFRTACPNALSAALAHEVYKDLWKDDKPNNLKPLYDDELKDLLISAEEDKKIYLPVLYTKDIDFKLIQKLQKKLSRSSIFLAIVDNTGNILYYEIRQEEFDDQPSTSASTSKRKLPPD, encoded by the exons Atg CTGCAATTGAGTGACTTTCGAACAGCTTGTCCTAATGCCCTATCAGCTGCTTTGGCCCATGAAGTTTATAAGGATCTGTGGAAGGATGATAAACCAAATAATCTTAAGCCTCTTTATGATGATGAATTAAAGGATTTATTAATAAGTGCAGAAGAAGACAAGAAAATCTACCTACCTGTACTTTATACCAAAGACATTGACTTTAAACTCATACAAAAACTGCAGAAAAAACTAAGCAGAAG CTCTATCTTTCTTGCCATTGTCGATAATACAGGTAACATATTGTATTATGAAATCCGTCAagaagaatttgatgatcaaCCATCTACATCCGCAAGTACATCCAAAAGAAAACTTCCACCCGATTAG